In Felis catus isolate Fca126 chromosome C2, F.catus_Fca126_mat1.0, whole genome shotgun sequence, a single window of DNA contains:
- the POMGNT2 gene encoding protein O-linked-mannose beta-1,4-N-acetylglucosaminyltransferase 2 isoform X2 — protein MHLSAVFNALLVSVLAAVLWKHVRLREHAAALEEELALGRQAPEPGPALRIDYPRALQTLMEGGTHMVCTGRTHTDRLCRFEWLCYSSEAEEFIFFHGNASVMLPNLGSRRFQPALLDLSTVEDHNTQYFNFVELPAAALRFMPKPVFVPDVALLANRFNPDNLMHVFHDDLLPLFYTLRQFPGLAHEARLFFMEGWSEGAHFELYKLLSPKQPLLRAQLKTLGRLLCFSHAFVGLSKVTTWYQYGFVQPQGPKANVLVSGNEIRQFARFMMEKLNVSRAGAPLGEDYILVFSRTQNRLILNEAELLLALAQEFQMKTVTVSLEDHAFADVVRLVSNASMLVSMHGAQLVTALFLPRGATVVELFPYAVNPDHYTPYKTLATLPGMDLQYVAWRNMMPENTVTHPERPWDQGGIAHLDRAEQARILQSREVPRHLCCRNPEWLFRIYQDTKVDIPSLIQTIRRMVKGRPGPRKQKWTVGLYPGKVRDARCQASVQGASEARLTVSWQIPWNLKYLKVREVKYEVWLQEQGENTYVPYILALQNHTFTENIKPFTTYLVWVRCIFNKILLGPFADVLVCNT, from the coding sequence ATGCACCTGTCGGCGGTGTTCAACGCCCTCCTGGTGTCCGTGCTGGCAGCGGTCCTGTGGAAGCACGTGCGGCTGCGTGAGCATGCGGCCGCTCTGGAGGAGGAGCTGGCCCTCGGCCGCCAGGCCCCAGAGCCGGGCCCCGCGCTGAGGATCGACTACCCCAGGGCGCTGCAGACCCTGATGGAGGGCGGCACACACATGGTGTGCACGGGCCGCACGCACACTGACCGCCTCTGCCGCTTCGAGTGGCTGTGTTACTCCAGCGAGGCCGAGGAGTTCATCTTCTTCCACGGCAACGCGTCCGTCATGCTGCCCAACCTGGGCTCCCGGCGCTTCCAGCCGGCCCTGCTCGACCTGTCCACCGTGGAGGACCACAACACCCAGTACTTCAACTTCGTGGAGCTGCCGGCCGCCGCCCTGCGCTTCATGCCGAAGCCCGTGTTCGTGCCCGACGTGGCGCTCCTCGCCAACCGGTTCAACCCCGACAACCTCATGCACGTCTTCCACGACGACCTGCTGCCTCTCTTCTACACCCTGAGGCAGTTCCCGGGCCTGGCCCACGAGGCCCGGCTCTTCTTCATGGAGGGCTGGAGCGAGGGCGCACACTTTGAGCTCTACAAGCTCCTCAGCCCGAAGCAGCCACTCCTGCGGGCACAGCTCAAGACCCTGGGCCGGCTGCTGTGCTTCTCCCATGCCTTCGTGGGTCTCTCCAAGGTCACCACGTGGTACCAGTATGGCTTCGTCCAGCCCCAGGGCCCGAAGGCTAACGTCCTGGTCTCGGGCAACGAGATCCGGCAGTTCGCACGGTTCATGATGGAAAAGCTGAACGTGAGCCGGGCAGGGGCTCCCCTAGGCGAAGACTACATTCTGGTCTTCAGCCGTACCCAGAACAGACTCATCCTGAACGAGGCAGAGCTGCTGCTGGCACTGGCCCAGGAGTTCCAGATGAAGACGGTGACGGTGTCCCTGGAGGACCACGCCTTTGCAGATGTCGTGCGGCTGGTCAGCAACGCCTCCATGCTGGTCAGCATGCACGGGGCCCAGCTGGTCACTGCCCTCTTCCTGCCCCGTGGGGCCACTGTGGTCGAGCTTTTCCCATACGCTGTCAATCCCGACCACTATACGCCCTATAAGACGCTGGCCACGCTGCCTGGCATGGACCTCCAGTACGTAGCCTGGCGGAACATGATGCCAGAGAACACAGTCACGCACCCTGAACGGCCCTGGGACCAGGGGGGCATCGCTCACCTAGACCGGGCGGAGCAGGCCCGTATCCTGCAAAGCCGCGAGGTCCCGCGGCATCTCTGTTGCCGGAACCCCGAGTGGCTCTTCCGAATCTACCAGGACACCAAGGTGGACATCCCATCCCTCATCCAGACCATACGGCGCATGGTAAAGGGCCGGCCGGGGCCACGGAAGCAGAAGTGGACTGTCGGCCTCTACCCAGGGAAAGTCCGGGATGCGCGGTGCCAGGCGTCAGTGCAGGGCGCCTCCGAGGCGCGCCTCACCGTGTCCTGGCAGATCCCGTGGAACCTCAAGTACCTGAAGGTGAGGGAGGTGAAGTACGAGGTGTGGCTCCAGGAGCAGGGCGAGAACACCTATGTGCCTTACATCCTGGCCCTGCAGAACCACACCTTCACCGAGAACATCAAGCCTTTCACTACCTACTTGGTGTGGGTCCGCTGCATCTTCAACAAGATCCTCCTGGGACCCTTTGCAGATGTGCTGGTGTGCAACACGTAG
- the POMGNT2 gene encoding protein O-linked-mannose beta-1,4-N-acetylglucosaminyltransferase 2 isoform X1 — MDNSKHLPSSDVAALTGGSDDLGSEPGGQAFADRQRARRDGSSPPGLWHSPGAVLSLGPRGGIRMHLSAVFNALLVSVLAAVLWKHVRLREHAAALEEELALGRQAPEPGPALRIDYPRALQTLMEGGTHMVCTGRTHTDRLCRFEWLCYSSEAEEFIFFHGNASVMLPNLGSRRFQPALLDLSTVEDHNTQYFNFVELPAAALRFMPKPVFVPDVALLANRFNPDNLMHVFHDDLLPLFYTLRQFPGLAHEARLFFMEGWSEGAHFELYKLLSPKQPLLRAQLKTLGRLLCFSHAFVGLSKVTTWYQYGFVQPQGPKANVLVSGNEIRQFARFMMEKLNVSRAGAPLGEDYILVFSRTQNRLILNEAELLLALAQEFQMKTVTVSLEDHAFADVVRLVSNASMLVSMHGAQLVTALFLPRGATVVELFPYAVNPDHYTPYKTLATLPGMDLQYVAWRNMMPENTVTHPERPWDQGGIAHLDRAEQARILQSREVPRHLCCRNPEWLFRIYQDTKVDIPSLIQTIRRMVKGRPGPRKQKWTVGLYPGKVRDARCQASVQGASEARLTVSWQIPWNLKYLKVREVKYEVWLQEQGENTYVPYILALQNHTFTENIKPFTTYLVWVRCIFNKILLGPFADVLVCNT, encoded by the exons ATGGACAACAGTAAGCACTTACCCAGCTCAGACGTCGCTGCATTGACCGGTGGTTCTGATGATCTTGGTTCTGAACCTGGGGGTCAG GCTTTTGCCGACCGTCAGCGTGCCCGCAGAGATGGGTCGAGCCCGCCAGGCCTGTGGCACTCCCCGGGGGCTGTCCTGTCACTAGGGCCCCGTGGTGGCATTAGGATGCACCTGTCGGCGGTGTTCAACGCCCTCCTGGTGTCCGTGCTGGCAGCGGTCCTGTGGAAGCACGTGCGGCTGCGTGAGCATGCGGCCGCTCTGGAGGAGGAGCTGGCCCTCGGCCGCCAGGCCCCAGAGCCGGGCCCCGCGCTGAGGATCGACTACCCCAGGGCGCTGCAGACCCTGATGGAGGGCGGCACACACATGGTGTGCACGGGCCGCACGCACACTGACCGCCTCTGCCGCTTCGAGTGGCTGTGTTACTCCAGCGAGGCCGAGGAGTTCATCTTCTTCCACGGCAACGCGTCCGTCATGCTGCCCAACCTGGGCTCCCGGCGCTTCCAGCCGGCCCTGCTCGACCTGTCCACCGTGGAGGACCACAACACCCAGTACTTCAACTTCGTGGAGCTGCCGGCCGCCGCCCTGCGCTTCATGCCGAAGCCCGTGTTCGTGCCCGACGTGGCGCTCCTCGCCAACCGGTTCAACCCCGACAACCTCATGCACGTCTTCCACGACGACCTGCTGCCTCTCTTCTACACCCTGAGGCAGTTCCCGGGCCTGGCCCACGAGGCCCGGCTCTTCTTCATGGAGGGCTGGAGCGAGGGCGCACACTTTGAGCTCTACAAGCTCCTCAGCCCGAAGCAGCCACTCCTGCGGGCACAGCTCAAGACCCTGGGCCGGCTGCTGTGCTTCTCCCATGCCTTCGTGGGTCTCTCCAAGGTCACCACGTGGTACCAGTATGGCTTCGTCCAGCCCCAGGGCCCGAAGGCTAACGTCCTGGTCTCGGGCAACGAGATCCGGCAGTTCGCACGGTTCATGATGGAAAAGCTGAACGTGAGCCGGGCAGGGGCTCCCCTAGGCGAAGACTACATTCTGGTCTTCAGCCGTACCCAGAACAGACTCATCCTGAACGAGGCAGAGCTGCTGCTGGCACTGGCCCAGGAGTTCCAGATGAAGACGGTGACGGTGTCCCTGGAGGACCACGCCTTTGCAGATGTCGTGCGGCTGGTCAGCAACGCCTCCATGCTGGTCAGCATGCACGGGGCCCAGCTGGTCACTGCCCTCTTCCTGCCCCGTGGGGCCACTGTGGTCGAGCTTTTCCCATACGCTGTCAATCCCGACCACTATACGCCCTATAAGACGCTGGCCACGCTGCCTGGCATGGACCTCCAGTACGTAGCCTGGCGGAACATGATGCCAGAGAACACAGTCACGCACCCTGAACGGCCCTGGGACCAGGGGGGCATCGCTCACCTAGACCGGGCGGAGCAGGCCCGTATCCTGCAAAGCCGCGAGGTCCCGCGGCATCTCTGTTGCCGGAACCCCGAGTGGCTCTTCCGAATCTACCAGGACACCAAGGTGGACATCCCATCCCTCATCCAGACCATACGGCGCATGGTAAAGGGCCGGCCGGGGCCACGGAAGCAGAAGTGGACTGTCGGCCTCTACCCAGGGAAAGTCCGGGATGCGCGGTGCCAGGCGTCAGTGCAGGGCGCCTCCGAGGCGCGCCTCACCGTGTCCTGGCAGATCCCGTGGAACCTCAAGTACCTGAAGGTGAGGGAGGTGAAGTACGAGGTGTGGCTCCAGGAGCAGGGCGAGAACACCTATGTGCCTTACATCCTGGCCCTGCAGAACCACACCTTCACCGAGAACATCAAGCCTTTCACTACCTACTTGGTGTGGGTCCGCTGCATCTTCAACAAGATCCTCCTGGGACCCTTTGCAGATGTGCTGGTGTGCAACACGTAG